A stretch of the Aggregatibacter sp. HMT-949 genome encodes the following:
- a CDS encoding DUF3290 family protein translates to MSFFTYFYLESRMYFQGYFKYIAIFVSLGALFVVSSLYLRHRLESKYRDLSIIFMLLIILLVGVQYNQYEQNQVYANDTSRIVTFLNSVRENQNLEVQDLRVNSQKLINGMILNIRDKYYEVHFNNDFSAYALSEINLVNPNINIVDKEAK, encoded by the coding sequence ATGTCATTTTTCACTTATTTTTATTTAGAAAGCCGTATGTATTTTCAGGGTTATTTTAAATACATCGCGATTTTCGTTTCGCTCGGTGCGCTGTTCGTGGTGAGTTCGTTATATTTGCGTCATCGTTTGGAAAGCAAATATCGCGATCTCAGCATTATTTTTATGTTACTCATTATTTTGTTGGTGGGCGTGCAGTATAACCAATACGAACAAAATCAGGTTTACGCCAACGATACTTCGCGCATTGTGACGTTCTTAAATTCCGTGCGTGAAAATCAAAATTTAGAGGTTCAAGATCTGCGCGTAAATAGTCAAAAACTCATTAACGGCATGATCTTAAATATTCGCGATAAATATTACGAAGTACATTTCAACAACGATTTCAGCGCTTACGCATTGTCGGAAATCAACTTGGTGAACCCGAACATTAATATCGTGGACAAGGAGGCGAAATAA
- a CDS encoding MFS transporter, which produces MTTKVNQYGWKALIGSAVGYAMDGFDLLILGFMLSAISADLNLTPAQSGSLVTWTLVGAVFGGILFGALSDKYGRVRVLTWTIVLFAVFTGLCAMAQGYWDLLIYRTIAGIGLGGEFGIGMALAIEAWPARHRAKAASYVALGWQVGVLAAALLTPILLPYIGWRGMFVLGIFPAFAAWYLRSHLHEPEIFTEKQSALAGNRNSKWASFKLLVKDKATTKISLGVIVLTSVQNFGYYGIMIWMPNFLAKQLGFSLTKSGVWTAVTVCGMMAGIWIFGRLADKIGRKPSFLLFQCGAVLSILIYSQLTDPTAMLVAGAFLGMFVNGMMGGYGALMAEAYPTEARATAQNVLFNIGRAVGGFGPVVVGTIVSAYSFSIAIAFLAIIYALDMLATLFLVPELKGKALK; this is translated from the coding sequence ATGACAACCAAAGTCAATCAATATGGCTGGAAAGCCCTCATCGGCTCCGCCGTCGGCTATGCAATGGACGGTTTCGATTTACTCATTTTAGGTTTTATGCTCAGCGCAATCTCGGCGGATCTCAACTTGACACCGGCGCAATCCGGTTCTCTCGTGACTTGGACGCTAGTCGGTGCGGTGTTCGGCGGTATCTTATTCGGTGCGCTAAGTGACAAATACGGACGCGTACGCGTACTGACTTGGACGATCGTACTGTTTGCAGTCTTCACCGGCTTATGCGCCATGGCGCAAGGTTACTGGGATTTACTGATTTACCGCACTATCGCCGGCATCGGTTTGGGTGGCGAATTCGGCATCGGTATGGCGCTGGCAATTGAAGCTTGGCCGGCACGCCATCGCGCAAAAGCAGCATCTTACGTGGCGCTCGGCTGGCAAGTAGGCGTATTGGCCGCCGCATTATTAACACCGATTTTATTACCGTATATCGGTTGGCGAGGCATGTTCGTGCTGGGTATTTTTCCGGCATTTGCAGCTTGGTATTTACGTTCCCATTTGCACGAACCGGAAATATTCACCGAAAAACAAAGCGCGCTTGCCGGCAACAGAAATTCAAAATGGGCATCTTTCAAACTGCTAGTGAAAGATAAAGCAACGACCAAAATCAGCCTTGGCGTCATCGTGCTGACCTCCGTACAAAACTTCGGTTATTACGGTATTATGATTTGGATGCCAAACTTCCTCGCCAAACAGCTTGGCTTTAGTTTAACCAAGTCCGGCGTTTGGACGGCCGTCACTGTATGCGGCATGATGGCGGGTATTTGGATTTTCGGCCGCCTCGCCGACAAAATTGGCCGTAAACCAAGTTTCTTGCTGTTTCAATGCGGTGCTGTTTTGAGTATCCTCATCTACTCGCAATTAACCGATCCAACGGCGATGCTTGTTGCCGGTGCATTTTTAGGTATGTTCGTAAATGGCATGATGGGCGGCTACGGCGCGTTAATGGCTGAGGCTTATCCAACCGAAGCGCGCGCCACCGCACAAAACGTGCTATTTAATATCGGGCGTGCCGTCGGTGGTTTTGGTCCCGTCGTAGTCGGCACAATTGTGTCCGCTTATTCTTTCAGTATCGCTATCGCATTCCTCGCGATTATTTATGCGCTCGATATGCTCGCTACGCTGTTTTTAGTGCCCGAATTGAAAGGCAAAGCGCTGAAATAA
- a CDS encoding HU family DNA-binding protein, whose product MNKTDLIDAIASAAELNKKQAKAALEATLEAITASLKKGEPVQLIGFGTFKVNQRAARTGRNPQTGAEIKIAASKVPAFVSGKALKDAIK is encoded by the coding sequence ATGAACAAAACAGATTTAATTGATGCAATTGCAAGTGCAGCAGAGTTGAATAAAAAACAAGCTAAAGCCGCATTAGAAGCAACTTTAGAAGCGATCACTGCAAGCCTTAAAAAAGGTGAACCGGTACAATTAATCGGTTTCGGTACATTTAAAGTAAACCAACGTGCAGCACGTACCGGCCGTAATCCGCAAACCGGCGCGGAAATCAAAATTGCCGCCTCTAAAGTACCTGCATTCGTTTCCGGTAAAGCATTAAAAGATGCGATCAAATAA
- the glmS gene encoding glutamine--fructose-6-phosphate transaminase (isomerizing), translating to MCGIVGAVAQRDVAEILINGLHRLEYRGYDSAGLAVVNKQHELQRVRCLGKVKALDEAVAVKPLIGGTGIAHTRWATHGEPSEANAHPHVSGNFAVVHNGIIENHEELRELLKSRGYVFTSQTDTEVIAHLVEWEMRSTDSLLNAVQNVVKQLSGAYGMVVMDRLHPEHLVAARSGSPLVIGLGIGENFLASDQLALLNVTRRFIFLEEGDIAEISRRSVEIYDAQGNKAEREMHESNLENDAAEKGKFRHFMQKEIFEQPTALINTMEGRINHNNVIIEAIGNGAKEILEKVQHVQIVACGTSYNSGMAARYWFEALAGVSCDVEIASEFRYRKFVTRPNSLLLTLSQSGETADTLAALRLAKEKGYMAAMTICNVAGSSLVRESDLAFMTRAGVEIGVASTKAFTTQLASMLMLVTAIGKLNGHISDAKEQEIVKALQSLPAEIEKGLAFDKDIEALAEDFAEKNHALFLGRGEYYPIAMEAALKLKEISYIHAEAYAAGELKHGPLALIDADMPVIVVAPNNDLLEKVKSNIEEVRARGGQLYVFADKDAGFTENEGMKIITMPKINEIVAPIFYTVPMQLLAYHVALIKGTDVDQPRNLAKAVTVE from the coding sequence ATGTGTGGTATTGTCGGCGCAGTGGCGCAACGCGATGTAGCAGAAATCTTAATCAACGGTTTACACCGTTTGGAATATCGCGGTTACGATTCTGCGGGTTTAGCCGTCGTAAATAAACAACATGAATTACAACGCGTGCGTTGCTTAGGTAAAGTTAAAGCTTTAGACGAAGCGGTAGCGGTAAAACCGTTAATCGGTGGTACAGGGATTGCGCACACCCGCTGGGCAACTCACGGCGAACCGTCTGAAGCCAATGCGCACCCGCATGTTTCGGGCAATTTTGCCGTAGTGCATAACGGTATCATTGAAAATCATGAAGAACTGCGTGAATTATTAAAATCCCGCGGTTATGTATTCACTTCACAAACTGACACCGAAGTCATCGCACACTTAGTCGAATGGGAAATGCGCAGTACCGATTCTTTATTAAACGCCGTTCAAAATGTGGTAAAACAACTTAGCGGCGCCTATGGTATGGTGGTGATGGATCGCCTGCACCCGGAACATTTGGTGGCGGCGCGTTCGGGCAGTCCGTTGGTTATTGGCTTAGGTATTGGCGAGAATTTCTTGGCCTCCGACCAATTGGCGTTATTGAACGTAACCCGTCGCTTTATTTTCTTGGAGGAAGGTGATATTGCAGAAATCAGCCGTCGTAGCGTTGAAATCTATGATGCACAAGGCAACAAAGCCGAACGCGAAATGCACGAATCTAATCTTGAAAATGATGCAGCGGAAAAAGGCAAATTCCGTCACTTCATGCAAAAAGAAATCTTTGAACAACCAACTGCATTGATTAATACCATGGAAGGCCGAATCAATCACAATAACGTTATTATTGAAGCGATTGGTAACGGCGCAAAAGAAATTTTAGAAAAAGTTCAACACGTACAAATCGTGGCTTGCGGTACGTCCTACAACTCCGGCATGGCAGCGCGTTATTGGTTCGAGGCACTGGCCGGTGTGAGTTGCGATGTGGAAATCGCCTCCGAATTCCGTTACCGTAAATTCGTAACGCGTCCGAATAGCTTATTATTAACGCTTTCCCAGTCCGGTGAAACGGCCGACACGCTTGCAGCGCTTCGTCTTGCGAAAGAAAAAGGTTACATGGCGGCGATGACTATTTGTAACGTGGCCGGCTCCTCGCTTGTACGCGAATCTGATCTTGCGTTCATGACCCGTGCCGGCGTGGAAATCGGTGTGGCATCGACCAAAGCGTTTACCACTCAACTTGCCTCAATGCTGATGTTAGTTACCGCAATCGGTAAATTAAACGGCCATATTTCCGACGCAAAAGAACAAGAAATCGTAAAAGCGCTACAATCTTTACCGGCCGAAATCGAAAAAGGTTTAGCGTTTGATAAAGATATTGAAGCCTTGGCGGAAGATTTTGCCGAGAAAAATCACGCGTTATTCTTAGGCCGCGGTGAATATTACCCAATCGCCATGGAAGCCGCATTGAAATTGAAAGAAATTTCCTATATTCATGCAGAAGCTTATGCGGCAGGTGAATTAAAACATGGCCCGCTAGCATTAATTGATGCGGATATGCCGGTTATTGTGGTAGCGCCGAATAACGATTTATTGGAAAAAGTGAAATCCAATATTGAAGAAGTGCGCGCCCGTGGCGGTCAATTATATGTTTTTGCCGATAAAGACGCCGGATTCACGGAAAACGAAGGGATGAAAATTATCACCATGCCAAAAATCAACGAAATCGTTGCACCGATTTTCTACACCGTGCCGATGCAATTGTTAGCCTACCACGTGGCCTTAATCAAAGGCACCGATGTCGACCAACCACGTAATTTGGCAAAAGCGGTTACCGTAGAATAA
- the nudC gene encoding NAD(+) diphosphatase has translation MQRIDATDSGYWLLTRGSTLHLNAGKLPFGTAHSLQLSGLQGMIIGEWENRPLWLVAEQPNDTHDYFSLRDLLYLPEQQFHLLSRGVEINHFLNTHRFCGQCGAETAQTQDELAVQCVRCGARSYPVINPSIIVAVRRGTKILLANHKRHYQPHGGMYTTLAGFVEPGESFEQAVRREVFEESRIQIKNIRYFGSQPWAFPNSQMAGFLADYESGEIQPQASEIHDAQWFSYNQPLPELPPTGTIARKLISTTLELCRAEDNQKEA, from the coding sequence ATGCAACGAATCGACGCAACGGATTCCGGTTATTGGTTGCTCACGCGAGGTTCTACCTTGCATCTGAACGCGGGTAAATTGCCTTTCGGCACAGCGCACAGTCTTCAACTTAGCGGCTTGCAAGGCATGATAATCGGTGAATGGGAAAATCGTCCGCTGTGGCTTGTTGCCGAACAACCAAACGATACGCACGACTATTTCAGTTTGCGCGATTTACTTTATCTTCCTGAACAACAATTTCATTTATTAAGTCGTGGCGTGGAAATTAACCATTTCTTGAACACTCATCGATTCTGCGGTCAATGCGGTGCTGAAACGGCACAAACCCAAGACGAACTCGCCGTTCAATGCGTTCGATGCGGTGCGCGTAGCTATCCTGTCATCAATCCGTCGATTATTGTTGCCGTGCGCCGCGGTACGAAGATTTTACTGGCCAACCACAAACGCCATTATCAGCCACACGGCGGAATGTACACTACGTTGGCAGGCTTCGTCGAACCGGGCGAAAGCTTCGAACAGGCAGTACGGCGCGAAGTATTTGAAGAAAGCAGGATTCAAATTAAAAACATTCGTTATTTTGGTAGCCAACCTTGGGCCTTTCCTAATTCGCAAATGGCGGGCTTTTTAGCCGACTATGAAAGTGGCGAGATTCAGCCACAAGCCTCGGAAATTCATGACGCGCAATGGTTTTCTTATAATCAGCCCTTGCCAGAATTACCCCCAACAGGTACTATCGCACGCAAATTAATTTCCACCACCCTTGAGCTCTGCCGAGCAGAAGACAATCAAAAGGAAGCCTAA
- a CDS encoding DeoR/GlpR family DNA-binding transcription regulator → MKRNSQFRNTQQRRHSITQILQEQGEVSVEQLVQLFDTSEVTIRKDLTALENSGFLLRKYGGAILMPKEIIDETENEELSKRKFVIAQAAAERIRDHNRIIVDSGSTTATLIKQLNRKQGLIVMTNSLSVATELRALENEPTLLMTGGTWDTRSESFQGRVAEQVLRSYDFDQLFIGADGIDLERGTTTFNELVGLSRVMAEVSREVIVMAESQKIGRKMPNLELTWQQIDVFITDNGLSEQDKQAIQAQDVEVICVQCD, encoded by the coding sequence ATGAAACGAAACAGCCAATTTCGCAATACTCAACAACGTCGTCACAGTATTACGCAAATTTTGCAAGAGCAAGGCGAAGTTAGCGTGGAGCAATTAGTTCAATTATTTGACACCTCTGAAGTCACTATTCGCAAGGATTTAACCGCATTGGAAAATAGCGGTTTTTTATTGCGTAAATACGGTGGTGCGATTTTAATGCCAAAAGAAATTATTGATGAAACAGAAAATGAAGAACTTTCGAAACGAAAGTTTGTCATAGCCCAGGCTGCAGCGGAACGAATTCGTGATCACAATCGCATCATCGTGGACAGCGGTAGCACCACCGCAACCTTAATTAAGCAACTTAATCGTAAACAAGGTTTAATTGTGATGACCAATTCGCTGTCGGTTGCTACCGAGCTTCGAGCATTAGAAAATGAACCGACATTACTAATGACAGGTGGCACTTGGGATACTCGTTCAGAATCTTTCCAAGGCCGTGTTGCGGAACAAGTGTTACGTTCTTACGACTTCGACCAGTTATTTATTGGCGCCGACGGTATTGATTTAGAACGCGGAACCACAACTTTCAACGAATTAGTTGGACTGAGTCGAGTAATGGCCGAAGTATCGCGCGAAGTAATTGTGATGGCGGAATCTCAAAAAATCGGCAGAAAAATGCCGAACTTAGAATTAACCTGGCAACAAATTGACGTATTCATCACGGACAACGGGTTGTCGGAACAGGATAAACAAGCAATTCAAGCGCAAGACGTAGAGGTTATCTGCGTTCAATGCGATTAA
- a CDS encoding YjaG family protein has translation MRNPIHKRLENLESWQHFTFMAALCERMAPNFKLFCQMNELEGESKTYQNILNLVWEYLTVKNAKINFDNQLEKLENIIPDVNDYDNFGVVPALDACQALAEILHAIIAGETLEKAIEISRISLSTVTALLATENGRDFSEAELKENQDIQAELDVQWQIYRLLKDCEKRDIDLILDLKNEIRAEGISNIGIKFDQ, from the coding sequence ATGCGAAATCCCATCCATAAGCGCTTAGAAAACCTCGAAAGTTGGCAACATTTCACATTTATGGCCGCGTTATGTGAACGTATGGCACCAAATTTCAAATTATTCTGTCAAATGAATGAATTGGAAGGCGAATCAAAAACTTATCAAAATATTCTCAATTTAGTATGGGAATATTTGACCGTGAAAAATGCCAAAATCAACTTCGACAATCAGCTGGAAAAACTCGAAAATATCATTCCTGACGTGAATGACTATGATAACTTCGGCGTGGTACCGGCATTGGATGCTTGTCAAGCTTTAGCGGAAATTTTACACGCCATCATTGCCGGTGAAACCTTAGAAAAAGCAATTGAAATCAGTCGAATTTCTTTGAGTACGGTAACGGCGTTATTGGCAACGGAAAACGGCCGTGATTTTTCCGAGGCGGAACTGAAAGAAAACCAAGATATCCAAGCTGAATTAGACGTGCAATGGCAAATTTATCGTTTGTTAAAAGATTGTGAAAAACGAGATATTGATTTGATTTTAGATTTAAAAAATGAAATCAGGGCCGAAGGAATCTCCAACATCGGTATAAAATTCGACCAATAG
- the hemE gene encoding uroporphyrinogen decarboxylase, translated as MSALKNDRYLKALLREPVDYTPVWMMRQAGRYLPEYQATRAQAGDFMSLCRNADLACEVTLQPLRRYDLDAAILFSDILTIPDAMGLGLHFGAGEGPKFARPIENQSAVRSLPIPDPEQELQYVMNAVRTIRRELNGAVPLIGFSGSPWTLATYMVEGGSSKTFSKIKKMMYAEPQTLHLLLDKLADSVCLYLNAQIKAGAQSVMIFDTWGGVLGHREYLDFSLQYMHKIVDGLITENDGRRVPVTLFTKGGGLWLEAIADTGCDAVGLDWTVNLVDAKARVGHKVALQGNMDPSVLYAPTERIEQEVRSILADFGNGSGHVFNLGHGIHQDVPESAPKIFVDAVHEYSKAYHK; from the coding sequence ATGTCAGCATTAAAAAATGATCGTTATTTAAAAGCGCTATTACGTGAACCAGTGGACTACACGCCGGTGTGGATGATGCGCCAAGCAGGCCGTTATTTACCGGAATACCAAGCCACCCGTGCACAAGCGGGCGATTTTATGTCCCTTTGCCGCAATGCCGATTTAGCCTGTGAAGTGACGCTTCAACCGCTACGCCGTTATGATTTAGACGCCGCAATTTTATTTTCCGACATTTTAACAATTCCCGATGCAATGGGCTTAGGCTTGCATTTCGGCGCCGGCGAAGGCCCGAAATTCGCGCGCCCGATTGAAAACCAAAGCGCGGTACGAAGCCTACCGATTCCCGATCCTGAACAAGAATTACAATACGTCATGAATGCGGTGCGCACCATTCGTCGCGAACTCAACGGTGCTGTGCCGCTCATCGGTTTTTCCGGCAGCCCATGGACGCTCGCCACTTATATGGTGGAAGGCGGTTCCAGCAAAACCTTCAGCAAAATTAAAAAAATGATGTATGCGGAACCACAAACCCTTCATTTATTGCTCGACAAGCTGGCAGATTCCGTATGCCTTTATCTCAACGCGCAAATCAAAGCCGGCGCACAATCCGTGATGATTTTCGATACTTGGGGCGGTGTATTGGGTCATCGCGAATATTTGGATTTTTCACTTCAATATATGCACAAAATCGTGGATGGTTTAATAACCGAAAACGACGGACGGCGCGTGCCGGTAACGCTGTTTACTAAGGGCGGCGGTTTATGGCTGGAAGCCATTGCCGATACCGGCTGCGATGCGGTGGGATTGGACTGGACGGTAAATCTTGTCGATGCCAAAGCACGCGTCGGACACAAAGTGGCGCTACAAGGCAATATGGATCCAAGCGTACTTTATGCACCGACGGAGCGCATTGAACAGGAAGTGCGCTCAATTTTGGCAGACTTCGGCAACGGCAGCGGACATGTGTTCAACCTTGGTCACGGTATTCACCAAGATGTGCCGGAAAGTGCGCCGAAAATTTTTGTTGATGCAGTTCACGAATATTCCAAGGCATATCATAAATAA
- the narQ gene encoding nitrate/nitrite two-component system sensor histidine kinase NarQ translates to MQAKRSVTILIAKYLFLIIIAAGLIIALSLAIMAGNKSDAESINISGSLRMQSYRLLYEMENHPESVENNLQRYEKSLHAPVLDGIQHQIFTPDAVKQSYQSLLIHWASMADFARKHNIEAYRANLTNYVGEVDYFVFELQRFSEQKWLFTVLVLCFAMLLIVGMVSYVIWFTQREVVKPLKLLTRASMQVQMRQFSHIPLETQKNNELGTLSRVFTQMSSELGNLYSRLEETVNEKTQRLRQTNRSLTTLYQSSQLLTANAINDKILSRLLNHIRVSEHLRYIALEVLGAEHWDIAFGEKQEDRTLQIEELKVENKPFGVLSWQAGLPCPDPRMMQNLAQMLSRALYFHHNQRQQEQLLLMEERSIIARELHDSLAQVLSFLQIQLTLLKHNLKKEDESSKDKSLAIIADFEQALSGGYAQLRELLATFRLTVQEANLQLALEQVIDSLRSQTDMQMRVNSQLPSQSLNPQQLVHLLQIVREAALNAIKHSQGSTIEINARTNAEGEYEILIEDDGVGIPSLDEPEGHYGLNIMTERSNQLNAELHIGRRAQGGTQVKITLPHTLF, encoded by the coding sequence GTGCAAGCAAAACGCTCCGTTACGATTCTCATCGCAAAGTATCTTTTTCTAATTATTATCGCCGCCGGGCTAATCATCGCGTTAAGCTTGGCAATTATGGCCGGCAACAAATCGGATGCAGAGTCCATTAACATTTCCGGTTCTTTGCGGATGCAAAGCTATCGTTTGCTGTATGAAATGGAAAATCATCCCGAAAGTGTGGAAAACAATCTTCAACGTTATGAAAAAAGCTTGCACGCCCCCGTGCTAGATGGAATTCAGCATCAAATTTTCACGCCCGATGCGGTGAAACAATCTTATCAATCGCTCCTTATACATTGGGCCTCGATGGCGGATTTCGCACGTAAACATAACATTGAGGCCTATCGTGCCAATCTGACTAATTATGTCGGCGAAGTTGATTATTTCGTGTTCGAACTGCAACGCTTTAGCGAGCAAAAATGGCTGTTTACAGTTTTGGTACTCTGTTTTGCGATGCTGCTGATTGTCGGCATGGTGTCTTATGTAATTTGGTTTACTCAGCGCGAAGTAGTAAAACCGCTAAAATTGCTGACCCGCGCCAGTATGCAAGTGCAAATGCGTCAATTTAGCCATATTCCGTTGGAGACGCAAAAAAATAACGAGCTCGGAACGCTATCCCGCGTGTTCACCCAAATGTCATCGGAACTCGGCAATTTGTATTCGCGTTTAGAAGAAACGGTGAATGAAAAAACGCAAAGATTGCGCCAAACCAACCGTTCTTTGACTACGCTTTATCAAAGTTCACAACTGCTTACGGCCAATGCCATTAACGATAAAATTCTCAGCCGCTTACTCAACCACATTCGGGTAAGCGAACATTTACGTTACATTGCATTGGAAGTTCTAGGCGCAGAACATTGGGATATCGCTTTCGGCGAAAAACAAGAAGACCGAACTCTACAAATTGAAGAGCTTAAGGTAGAAAATAAGCCCTTTGGCGTCCTTTCTTGGCAAGCCGGGCTACCGTGCCCCGATCCTCGAATGATGCAAAACTTGGCTCAAATGCTATCGCGTGCCTTATATTTCCACCACAACCAACGCCAGCAAGAACAACTTTTATTGATGGAAGAACGTTCCATTATCGCGCGAGAACTACATGATTCTCTGGCACAAGTGCTGTCCTTTTTGCAAATCCAACTGACCCTGTTAAAGCATAATTTAAAGAAAGAGGACGAATCGTCCAAAGACAAAAGTCTGGCGATCATCGCCGACTTTGAACAAGCCCTTTCCGGCGGCTACGCACAATTGCGCGAATTATTGGCGACCTTCCGGTTAACCGTGCAAGAAGCCAATTTGCAACTGGCTCTGGAGCAGGTAATTGATTCCTTACGTTCGCAAACAGATATGCAAATGCGCGTCAATAGCCAATTGCCGTCGCAAAGTTTGAATCCGCAACAACTGGTGCATTTATTGCAAATCGTGCGCGAGGCCGCGCTTAACGCAATTAAACATTCACAAGGCAGCACAATTGAAATTAACGCCCGCACTAATGCCGAAGGGGAATACGAGATCTTAATCGAAGACGACGGCGTCGGTATTCCGAGTTTAGACGAGCCGGAAGGTCATTACGGCCTGAATATTATGACCGAGCGCAGTAACCAACTTAACGCCGAATTGCATATCGGTCGCCGCGCGCAAGGCGGCACTCAGGTAAAAATCACATTGCCGCACACATTATTTTAA